Proteins encoded within one genomic window of Geotalea daltonii FRC-32:
- a CDS encoding DUF2339 domain-containing protein: MPTLFYVLIGAVIGGATDRFPGAIFGACVGWLMGSLTELREKFAALEKEVGWLRRKLAEHTQRQEKVTAEATMPMAAAPGFEPAQAKASPPVKGPVPAAQTVQKPAPAVHPPRPVYVAETPPEPSPIMDAITNFFTGGNLLVKLGIVILFFGVSFLVKYAAAHGHFPIELRLVLTAMGGLALLGTGWRLRDRRAEYALALQGGGIGILFLTTYAAFRLFALLSPTASFILLVAISGLCGTLAVVQSSRTLALFGISGGFIAPLLASIGTGSPAFLFGYYAVLNAIIVGIAWYRSWRPLNLAGFAYTFVLGTIWGVQFYHPAHFTTVEPFLILFFLIYVGIAVLFAFRQPPELKGIVDGTLVFGTPIAAFALQAGLVENFRYGLAWSALAAGMLYLVLYLFLSDDRLRTLADAFLTFGAVFLTLAVPLAFDGRWTSAAWAVEGAALIWVGFRQKRQLARALGIILQFAGGIAFIADLPSSTGYLPILNGLYLGGILISMAGLLSSWTIRQHQRQAAAWEQPLGHLLTAWGLIWWFAGGLHEIHLHTAADLAYGFSLVFVTASCLACHLLQRRLSWQDLSYPPLLLLPAMVCFLLPDLPRHPLAHGGWFAWPAAFAAHWWLLYQQEDELQPINRTLLHGGAVWLAAYLATWELGWQVHFFFGKTGSWLTISRGIVVIIMLAGITSGKRSVWPLRKHEELYLGIVALPLAVVSLCWAVIVSLGCSGDPWPFPWLPILNPLDLAIVTTFTTLLLWIKRLLQLPHLAELVDGNRTVLTAAGSLTIFIWLNSILARALHHWRGIPFTPEALLHSGLAQTAFAIFWSLLALCTMVTATRRGLRAAWLAGAALLGMAVLKLFLVDLAGHGTVERIVSFVAVGLLLLVIGWFSPVPPHREEH, translated from the coding sequence ATGCCTACGCTTTTCTATGTATTAATCGGCGCAGTAATTGGTGGGGCCACGGACCGTTTTCCCGGCGCTATCTTCGGTGCATGTGTTGGGTGGCTAATGGGGAGCCTGACAGAGCTGCGGGAGAAGTTTGCGGCCCTGGAAAAGGAGGTAGGCTGGCTGCGCCGCAAGCTAGCAGAGCATACACAGCGCCAGGAAAAGGTAACGGCCGAGGCAACCATGCCCATGGCAGCGGCACCCGGTTTTGAACCGGCTCAGGCAAAGGCCTCCCCACCCGTCAAGGGCCCTGTACCCGCTGCGCAAACAGTCCAGAAACCTGCACCTGCCGTGCATCCGCCCCGGCCGGTGTATGTCGCCGAGACGCCACCTGAACCATCCCCGATCATGGACGCCATCACCAACTTTTTTACCGGTGGCAACCTGCTGGTGAAGTTGGGGATTGTGATACTCTTTTTCGGCGTCTCCTTTCTGGTCAAATATGCCGCAGCCCATGGCCACTTCCCCATCGAGTTGCGCCTCGTACTGACCGCCATGGGGGGCCTGGCACTTCTCGGCACCGGCTGGCGGTTGCGCGACCGTCGCGCTGAGTATGCCCTGGCACTACAAGGTGGCGGGATCGGCATTCTCTTCCTGACCACCTACGCTGCCTTCCGTCTCTTCGCCTTGCTTTCGCCCACCGCCTCCTTCATCTTGCTGGTGGCAATCTCCGGCCTCTGCGGCACCCTGGCCGTTGTGCAGAGTTCCCGCACCCTGGCCCTGTTCGGCATCTCGGGTGGCTTCATCGCGCCGCTCCTGGCGTCCATCGGCACCGGTAGCCCCGCCTTTCTCTTCGGCTATTATGCCGTGCTCAACGCCATTATTGTCGGCATCGCCTGGTATCGCTCGTGGCGCCCCCTAAATCTGGCAGGCTTCGCCTATACATTTGTTCTGGGCACCATCTGGGGGGTCCAGTTCTATCATCCCGCCCATTTCACCACGGTAGAGCCGTTCCTCATCCTCTTCTTCCTCATCTATGTGGGGATTGCCGTTCTCTTCGCCTTCCGCCAGCCACCGGAGCTCAAGGGGATCGTCGACGGCACCCTTGTCTTCGGCACCCCCATCGCCGCCTTTGCTCTGCAGGCGGGGTTGGTGGAAAATTTCCGCTACGGGCTCGCCTGGAGCGCCTTAGCAGCAGGGATGCTTTATCTGGTTCTGTACCTGTTCTTGAGCGATGACCGCCTGCGGACCCTTGCCGATGCCTTCCTCACCTTCGGGGCCGTCTTCCTCACCCTTGCCGTGCCCCTCGCCTTTGACGGTCGCTGGACCTCGGCAGCCTGGGCCGTGGAGGGAGCGGCCCTGATCTGGGTCGGGTTCCGCCAGAAGCGTCAGTTGGCTCGGGCACTGGGTATCATCCTCCAGTTTGCCGGCGGTATCGCCTTTATCGCCGATCTCCCTTCATCCACAGGTTACCTGCCCATACTGAACGGCCTGTACCTGGGCGGCATCCTGATCAGCATGGCAGGGCTCCTGAGCTCCTGGACCATCCGGCAGCACCAGCGGCAGGCAGCGGCCTGGGAGCAGCCCCTCGGACACCTGCTGACCGCGTGGGGGCTCATCTGGTGGTTCGCCGGCGGTCTGCACGAGATTCATCTTCACACTGCAGCCGATCTCGCCTATGGCTTCAGCCTGGTCTTCGTCACCGCCTCCTGCCTGGCCTGTCATCTCCTGCAGCGCCGCCTGTCCTGGCAGGACCTGAGTTACCCGCCCCTCTTGCTCCTGCCAGCCATGGTCTGTTTCCTCCTGCCCGACCTGCCGCGTCATCCATTGGCTCACGGCGGCTGGTTTGCCTGGCCGGCAGCCTTTGCCGCCCATTGGTGGCTCCTTTACCAGCAAGAGGATGAATTGCAGCCGATTAACCGCACCCTTCTCCACGGCGGTGCCGTCTGGTTGGCCGCTTACCTGGCAACCTGGGAACTGGGCTGGCAGGTGCACTTCTTCTTCGGCAAAACCGGCAGCTGGCTCACCATCAGCCGGGGTATCGTTGTCATCATCATGCTCGCTGGCATTACCTCTGGCAAAAGGTCTGTCTGGCCTTTGCGAAAACATGAAGAACTGTACCTGGGCATCGTGGCCTTGCCCCTGGCAGTAGTATCCCTCTGTTGGGCAGTGATTGTGTCACTGGGATGCAGTGGTGATCCGTGGCCCTTCCCCTGGCTGCCGATTCTTAACCCCCTCGACCTGGCTATAGTTACTACCTTTACCACCCTCTTATTGTGGATCAAGCGTCTGCTGCAGCTACCCCACCTGGCCGAACTCGTGGACGGCAACCGCACGGTGCTGACCGCTGCAGGCTCCTTGACCATCTTTATCTGGCTCAATTCGATCCTTGCCCGGGCGCTGCACCACTGGCGCGGCATCCCCTTTACCCCAGAGGCACTGCTGCATTCGGGACTGGCCCAGACCGCTTTTGCCATCTTCTGGAGCCTGTTGGCCCTCTGCACCATGGTCACGGCCACACGACGCGGACTGCGTGCAGCCTGGCTGGCGGGGGCAGCACTCCTCGGCATGGCCGTCCTGAAACTGTTCCTGGTGGACCTGGCCGGGCATGGCACCGTGGAACGGATCGTCTCCTTCGTCGCCGTCGGACTCCTTCTTCTGGTCATCGGCTGGTTTTCGCCGGTGCCGCCACATCGTGAGGAACATTAG
- a CDS encoding S8 family serine peptidase: MRPDSILPQVFFVAAIVASFIAFPATSSALTLEDAPVQATRGRAPFLLFPDNQPRQDHLQGELILKFRDDASVGAVAADLVKGGQPFAPVTGDGNLDRLNSRYKVKAMHRVFGEAPALNASGRMDAGAAELRHRRQREKFRKDVAALREERLKKKGLPPGAPGPDLPYLGSIYRVEVDPETDVNVACAAYSRDPSIAYCQPNFRMEAQWIPNDPFYASFSSWGQGYDDLWGLKKMQMADAWDVTKGAGIVVAVVDSGVDYNHVDLATNIWTNSREIPGNGIDDDGNGYVDDVRGWDFYNNDNDPMDGHGHGTHVSGTIAAVGDNNTGIVGVAPLAKIMAVKGLSDTGSGSSAGLAAAIKYAAYNGAEVINNSWGCSSPCSSNAVAEDAVAYARGLGAVVVFAAGNSQADVTLYSPQNQSNNVITVAASSEVDSRSYFSNLGPLIDVAAPGGGSDDTSSNRIGRNILSLRAGSTDLYKDGLCIVDTYYYRARGTSMAAPNASGVAALVLAAHPTFTPDDVSQALRVSADDMESTGFDLLSGTGRLNAKKAVAVTSVPRVRITSPMKSVNVTKPGTVTVQGDAYGTKFAGYRLFYAPIDKVLGQTPYTPTVGSWQPLGSESTEAVTEGVLATFSTELFQAGKSYLLKLEVTTTDNEVFTDVKEILFFKEDPKFYILATGQLGKRGPQSEGDRFSWIETEPQQQESGTKRDIGKVYDGATNRLITIYPDPTKTGAWIDQIFLTGGKIVWYETNYSYGKTSVGSISPTGELVVEDSFFYPILSYDNGKILLNQGRAAFYGLLVYVYDVNTHTLSQEYAMPQGDPSQSGVYLKDNSVVTNMWYPGGSNNDVTINLTDLGTGVNEVVKTVVGGGAGSVRQALNGSGVVVWTEENEFNLTYPMYVFNKITKQETHVTDASHPYSYATDGTSIIFSAFGSETGETKLNLYSYDIATATTSFYASNYVAGATNNMWPSFGTRHVQWWADPLVMVRNDVPTVGGVSDTAVALNSLFSLTMTAADPEGDKVDISAVGGTWPDAATALPEGATFTDNGNGTGTLHWTPTTLGNYTISFLARDFSGRKEGSWNAVKTASFMVYDANEPSQPLGVTVVGNGTVNSSPSPDLNCSGGTCSQSYTRNTVVTLTASPGTDSGFGGWTGACSGFGACSVTMDQPRMVTATFIPSYILSVTIWGNGSVHSSPGPDIACSIGTCSQTFNSVTTVTLSATPAPGYAFTGWSGACSGGGSCVITTNQLCAVTATFVPTYSLDVTISGSGTVHSTPTPDINCSTGTCSGTYNSGTTVTLSATPAKGFAFTGWSGACSGTGSCTVVMDAVKNATATFTRTSAVLSLNFPLTIGNVHSSPSPDISCTSGGCTQTYGVDTVVTLTASPGATSYFGFWSGACSSNGTTCTLTMSEDRSVNAYYYGCGSMVSSACYAYIQEALTDSPDGSIIKARDLNLGQSLVMDRPVSLTLQGGYDSSFTTLTGTAIIPVLTIKSGTLTVSDITLK, encoded by the coding sequence ATGCGCCCCGATAGCATTCTTCCTCAAGTCTTTTTCGTAGCAGCCATTGTTGCCTCCTTCATTGCTTTTCCCGCCACAAGCTCTGCTTTAACTCTGGAGGATGCTCCCGTGCAGGCAACACGGGGGAGGGCCCCCTTCCTGCTCTTCCCCGACAACCAGCCAAGACAGGACCATCTGCAGGGTGAGCTGATATTGAAGTTCAGGGATGACGCATCGGTCGGTGCGGTCGCCGCCGACCTGGTGAAGGGGGGACAGCCGTTCGCCCCCGTCACCGGGGACGGCAACCTGGATAGGCTAAACAGTCGGTACAAGGTAAAGGCCATGCACAGGGTCTTTGGCGAGGCCCCCGCGTTAAACGCTTCCGGACGGATGGATGCAGGGGCGGCGGAACTCCGGCACCGCCGGCAACGGGAGAAGTTCAGGAAGGACGTTGCGGCACTTCGGGAAGAGCGGCTGAAAAAGAAGGGATTGCCGCCGGGTGCTCCTGGCCCTGACCTTCCCTACCTGGGCTCCATATATCGTGTCGAGGTCGACCCTGAGACGGACGTGAACGTGGCGTGCGCCGCCTATTCCCGTGATCCGAGCATCGCCTACTGCCAACCGAACTTCCGAATGGAAGCCCAATGGATCCCCAACGATCCTTTCTATGCCTCATTCAGCAGCTGGGGGCAGGGATATGACGATCTCTGGGGACTGAAGAAGATGCAGATGGCCGATGCGTGGGATGTGACCAAGGGAGCGGGGATCGTCGTCGCCGTCGTTGATTCAGGGGTCGATTACAACCATGTGGACCTGGCAACGAACATCTGGACCAACAGCAGAGAAATCCCGGGCAACGGCATCGACGACGACGGCAACGGCTATGTGGACGACGTGCGTGGGTGGGACTTTTATAACAACGACAACGATCCCATGGACGGCCACGGTCACGGTACCCACGTTTCTGGGACGATCGCCGCGGTGGGGGACAACAATACGGGGATCGTAGGTGTGGCACCGCTGGCAAAGATCATGGCGGTAAAGGGGTTGAGCGACACGGGGAGCGGTAGTTCCGCAGGGCTTGCCGCGGCAATCAAATACGCGGCGTATAACGGGGCCGAGGTCATCAACAACAGCTGGGGGTGCAGCAGTCCGTGCAGCTCCAATGCCGTTGCCGAGGATGCAGTGGCCTACGCCCGGGGTCTCGGCGCCGTCGTCGTCTTTGCCGCCGGAAACAGCCAGGCAGATGTCACCCTCTACTCGCCGCAGAACCAGTCGAACAACGTGATTACCGTCGCGGCGAGCTCCGAAGTGGATTCGCGGAGCTATTTCAGCAACCTTGGCCCTCTCATTGACGTGGCGGCGCCGGGAGGCGGCAGCGACGATACTTCCTCAAACCGTATCGGGCGAAACATCCTTTCCCTCAGGGCAGGTTCCACCGACCTGTATAAGGACGGGCTCTGCATCGTCGACACGTACTATTACCGCGCCAGGGGCACCTCCATGGCGGCCCCCAACGCTTCGGGTGTCGCTGCCCTTGTGCTGGCGGCGCATCCGACCTTCACCCCCGACGATGTTTCACAGGCACTGCGGGTATCTGCTGACGATATGGAATCCACAGGCTTTGACCTGTTGAGCGGCACAGGACGCCTGAACGCGAAAAAAGCGGTGGCGGTCACCTCGGTGCCGCGGGTGCGGATCACCTCACCGATGAAGTCGGTCAACGTAACCAAGCCGGGAACCGTCACCGTACAAGGAGACGCCTACGGCACGAAGTTCGCCGGGTATCGTCTCTTCTACGCCCCCATCGACAAGGTCCTCGGGCAGACCCCGTACACCCCCACCGTTGGCTCATGGCAGCCCCTCGGATCGGAATCCACCGAGGCGGTAACGGAAGGCGTACTGGCCACCTTCAGCACGGAGCTGTTCCAGGCAGGGAAGAGTTACCTCCTCAAGCTCGAAGTGACGACTACGGATAATGAGGTGTTCACCGACGTGAAGGAGATCCTCTTTTTCAAGGAGGACCCGAAGTTTTACATCCTGGCGACGGGTCAGCTCGGCAAGAGGGGTCCTCAGTCGGAGGGGGACAGGTTCTCCTGGATCGAAACGGAACCGCAGCAGCAGGAGAGCGGCACGAAGCGCGACATCGGCAAGGTGTACGACGGGGCCACGAACAGGCTCATCACCATCTACCCCGACCCGACGAAGACAGGGGCGTGGATCGATCAAATTTTCCTCACCGGGGGCAAGATCGTCTGGTACGAAACGAATTACAGCTACGGCAAGACGAGTGTGGGATCCATCTCCCCCACAGGGGAACTGGTCGTGGAGGATTCTTTTTTCTACCCGATCCTTTCCTATGATAACGGCAAGATTCTCCTCAACCAGGGGCGCGCCGCATTCTATGGATTGCTGGTCTACGTCTACGATGTGAACACTCACACCCTGTCCCAGGAATACGCCATGCCCCAGGGAGATCCTTCCCAGTCGGGGGTGTACCTGAAGGACAACAGCGTGGTCACCAACATGTGGTATCCGGGAGGAAGCAACAACGACGTCACCATCAACCTCACCGACCTGGGCACAGGGGTCAACGAGGTGGTGAAGACTGTCGTTGGGGGAGGTGCCGGATCGGTGAGACAGGCCCTTAATGGTTCAGGGGTGGTGGTCTGGACCGAGGAGAACGAATTTAACCTCACGTACCCGATGTATGTCTTCAACAAGATCACGAAGCAGGAGACCCACGTTACCGATGCGTCCCATCCATACTCATATGCCACTGACGGGACGAGCATCATTTTCAGCGCCTTCGGCTCCGAGACCGGGGAGACCAAATTAAATCTCTACTCCTACGACATTGCTACCGCCACCACCTCGTTCTACGCGAGCAACTACGTCGCCGGGGCGACCAACAATATGTGGCCGAGCTTTGGGACAAGACATGTCCAGTGGTGGGCGGACCCGCTCGTCATGGTGCGCAACGACGTTCCCACAGTCGGAGGGGTGAGCGATACGGCGGTCGCACTGAACTCCCTCTTTTCGCTGACGATGACCGCCGCCGATCCCGAAGGGGACAAAGTGGATATTTCAGCCGTCGGGGGGACCTGGCCCGACGCCGCAACAGCACTTCCCGAAGGGGCCACATTTACCGACAACGGCAACGGGACCGGCACCCTGCACTGGACCCCCACGACCCTCGGGAATTACACCATCTCCTTCCTGGCCCGCGATTTTAGCGGCCGTAAGGAGGGGAGCTGGAACGCAGTTAAAACCGCCAGCTTTATGGTTTATGATGCGAACGAGCCGTCACAGCCCCTTGGAGTTACCGTGGTCGGCAACGGCACCGTCAATTCCTCACCCTCCCCCGACCTAAATTGTTCCGGCGGCACCTGCAGCCAGTCGTATACCCGCAACACCGTTGTAACCCTGACCGCCTCCCCCGGCACTGACTCCGGCTTCGGCGGCTGGACCGGTGCCTGCAGCGGTTTTGGAGCATGTTCGGTAACGATGGACCAACCGCGCATGGTTACCGCCACCTTCATTCCTTCGTATATCCTGAGCGTCACCATATGGGGGAACGGCAGCGTGCACTCCTCGCCTGGACCCGACATTGCCTGCTCAATCGGCACCTGCAGTCAGACATTCAATAGCGTCACCACCGTCACCCTCAGTGCCACCCCCGCCCCCGGTTACGCCTTTACCGGCTGGTCGGGTGCCTGCAGCGGCGGCGGCTCCTGCGTAATAACGACAAACCAGTTATGCGCCGTCACCGCGACCTTTGTCCCCACATATTCGCTGGACGTAACAATTTCCGGCAGCGGCACCGTCCATTCCACGCCAACCCCTGACATCAACTGCTCTACCGGGACGTGCAGCGGAACGTACAACAGCGGCACGACCGTCACCCTCTCTGCGACCCCCGCCAAGGGTTTCGCTTTCACCGGCTGGTCAGGTGCCTGCAGCGGCACGGGCAGCTGTACCGTCGTCATGGATGCGGTAAAGAATGCTACAGCGACCTTCACCAGGACGAGCGCCGTACTGAGCCTCAACTTCCCCCTCACGATTGGCAATGTCCATTCTTCGCCCTCCCCCGACATCTCCTGCACCTCCGGCGGCTGTACTCAGACATACGGCGTAGACACCGTAGTAACCCTCACCGCCTCTCCCGGCGCCACCTCCTACTTCGGTTTTTGGAGCGGCGCCTGCAGCAGCAACGGCACCACCTGCACGCTCACAATGAGCGAAGACCGTTCGGTCAATGCCTACTATTACGGATGCGGGTCGATGGTATCCTCCGCGTGCTACGCATATATCCAGGAAGCCCTTACCGACTCACCGGACGGGAGCATCATCAAGGCACGGGATCTCAACCTCGGCCAGTCGCTGGTAATGGACAGGCCCGTTTCCCTCACCTTGCAGGGGGGGTATGATTCATCCTTCACTACGCTTACAGGAACGGCAATCATCCCGGTGTTGACCATCAAGAGCGGGACACTAACCGTCAGTGACATTACGCTGAAGTAG
- a CDS encoding fused DSP-PTPase phosphatase/NAD kinase-like protein, with protein sequence MRFPGLNHHRPCARLMTFSWLIVSCLVLGGTPGLARQTVASAPASPRAAEGLANLPGLTNVGHIAPGIYRGAQPGADGYATLKKMGIKTVIDLRTSESEKAQVEAAGMRAIAVPIAMSRDGLKEKVDGVVALLADPANQPIFVHCRHGQDRTGIVVAAYRMKVDKWSLAEAEKEMQAFGFNDIWINFKKFIRRYGSELKQ encoded by the coding sequence ATGAGATTTCCCGGATTGAATCACCACCGCCCCTGTGCCCGCCTAATGACCTTTTCCTGGCTAATCGTCTCCTGCCTCGTCCTGGGCGGAACCCCAGGCCTTGCCCGGCAGACTGTCGCGTCTGCACCTGCCAGCCCCCGTGCCGCCGAGGGGCTTGCCAACCTTCCCGGTCTGACCAACGTCGGCCACATCGCACCCGGTATCTACCGCGGTGCCCAGCCCGGCGCCGACGGCTATGCCACCCTGAAAAAAATGGGGATCAAAACCGTGATCGACCTCAGGACCAGTGAAAGCGAAAAAGCACAGGTGGAAGCTGCCGGGATGCGAGCCATCGCCGTACCCATTGCCATGTCGCGGGATGGGCTGAAAGAGAAGGTGGACGGGGTTGTCGCGCTCCTGGCTGATCCTGCCAATCAGCCGATCTTCGTCCACTGCCGCCATGGCCAGGACCGGACCGGCATCGTCGTTGCCGCCTATCGGATGAAGGTGGACAAATGGTCCCTGGCCGAAGCGGAAAAGGAGATGCAGGCCTTCGGCTTCAACGACATCTGGATCAATTTCAAGAAGTTCATCCGCCGGTATGGTAGTGAATTGAAGCAATGA
- a CDS encoding B12-binding domain-containing radical SAM protein: MEASRAKKILFVTPPYHCGVVEVAGRWIPLNFVYLAGVAREAGLDAEIYDAMTKDHGYPEIEQRLQASTFDVVATTAITSTINDALKTLQLAKQINPNAVSIIGGVHPTFCYEEVFNTTDAVDYIICGEGETTLKALLMALEKGTDVAEVPGVAFKRDGRVIKTAKRCFRENLDDLPAAWDLLDWSDYKYFVIPNSRLGAISTSRGCDHDCIFCSQQKFWEQSWRGRDPQKVADEIQYLFEIYGVNVFLIADEYPTKDRERWEALLDMVIAKDLPIYLLMETRVPDIIRDREILWKYRKAGVVHIYIGIEATDQETLDFIKKELDVDQSKLALDLIHEHGIITETSFVLGFPDETKKSIEKTLKLAQYYNPDNAHFLAITPWPYADMFNDVKDYIKVHDYAKYNLIDPIIEPKRMSLLQVDVAIVDCYRRFYMKKLPEVFNMKDPFKRDYLMKAMKLIMNSSFIIKKLGKGTLGKVPAMIEEMMAKMS; the protein is encoded by the coding sequence ATGGAAGCAAGCAGAGCAAAGAAGATCCTTTTTGTCACCCCTCCGTACCACTGTGGCGTGGTGGAGGTCGCCGGGCGGTGGATACCGCTGAACTTCGTCTATCTTGCCGGTGTTGCCCGAGAAGCCGGTCTGGATGCGGAGATATACGATGCCATGACCAAGGATCATGGGTATCCTGAGATCGAACAGCGTTTGCAGGCGTCTACCTTCGATGTGGTGGCCACGACAGCTATTACTTCCACCATCAACGACGCTCTCAAGACTCTGCAACTGGCGAAGCAGATCAATCCCAATGCCGTCAGCATCATCGGCGGAGTCCATCCAACCTTCTGCTATGAGGAAGTTTTCAATACAACCGATGCAGTGGATTACATCATCTGCGGCGAAGGGGAGACAACCCTTAAAGCCCTGCTGATGGCACTGGAAAAGGGAACTGACGTGGCCGAGGTTCCGGGGGTTGCCTTCAAAAGGGATGGCCGCGTCATCAAAACCGCCAAGCGCTGCTTTCGGGAGAATCTCGATGATCTGCCAGCAGCCTGGGACCTCCTTGACTGGTCTGATTACAAGTACTTCGTCATCCCCAATTCCCGTTTAGGCGCCATCAGCACCTCCAGGGGCTGTGATCACGATTGCATCTTCTGCTCACAGCAGAAGTTCTGGGAGCAGTCGTGGCGGGGTCGGGATCCGCAGAAGGTGGCAGACGAAATCCAGTACCTCTTCGAGATCTATGGGGTAAATGTCTTCCTCATTGCCGACGAGTACCCGACAAAAGACCGGGAGCGGTGGGAAGCCCTGCTTGATATGGTCATCGCAAAGGACCTGCCCATTTACCTTCTTATGGAGACAAGGGTTCCGGATATCATCCGTGACAGGGAAATCCTCTGGAAGTACCGAAAGGCCGGGGTGGTTCACATCTATATCGGCATCGAAGCCACCGATCAGGAAACCCTCGATTTCATCAAAAAAGAGCTTGATGTGGACCAGTCAAAGCTGGCCCTTGATCTGATCCACGAGCATGGCATAATCACCGAGACCTCTTTTGTTCTCGGCTTTCCCGATGAAACAAAAAAGAGTATCGAAAAAACGTTGAAGCTGGCCCAGTACTATAATCCCGACAATGCCCATTTCCTTGCCATAACGCCCTGGCCCTATGCCGACATGTTCAATGACGTCAAGGACTACATCAAGGTTCATGACTACGCCAAATACAACCTCATCGATCCCATCATCGAGCCGAAACGGATGAGCCTTCTCCAGGTGGACGTGGCCATTGTCGACTGCTATCGACGTTTTTACATGAAGAAGCTACCTGAGGTCTTCAACATGAAGGACCCGTTTAAGCGCGATTACTTGATGAAGGCGATGAAGCTGATCATGAACAGCTCCTTCATAATCAAAAAGCTCGGTAAGGGTACGCTGGGCAAGGTGCCGGCAATGATCGAAGAAATGATGGCAAAGATGTCCTGA
- a CDS encoding YiiX/YebB-like N1pC/P60 family cysteine hydrolase, whose protein sequence is MKHRLSALSLLTTLFLSIPAFAADICKDHLVRNHGTTNASVEKTLQEELNDFRFLAERALMLRAETIKVGNSIKNKQEQGKPLTGEDLDLLNQGIVEHLALRKELLAVAESHECWLDRSEKDLAQLGITPEARLKGIMLSLSSALVLYDNYLLAISLFEGDSKLRRLLNERDPGYAVNSAALAKVTLHYDSVANRQRVRKAIKFYEKESVRLNRSMAKSSEIEYVSTLIQQSPSYTMVRKWSPLYVIGRKLGFFGAVTTDTLSSFERGGMNLFSMFFGNAVGLVETRKGKLYGKSEMLEEVKATLQAGDILLEKTPFRLTDKLIPGYWGHAAVWVGNETELKELGIWENPVVKRYHDQIRQGRLVVEALRSGVEMNTLDHFFNIDSFGALRKPELTRESRAKTVIQTLRQVGKPYDFNFDVESKERVYCSKLVYLSYSGVEWPTKRSLGRTTFTPDDVAMKAAKDGALQLVTFYHDGTRVNKTPLARMTELMRVKTVKQAALGKVQ, encoded by the coding sequence ATGAAGCACCGTCTCTCTGCCCTGTCCCTGTTAACCACCCTCTTTCTCTCCATTCCCGCCTTTGCAGCCGATATATGCAAAGACCATCTCGTACGCAACCATGGCACCACCAATGCCTCCGTTGAAAAAACGCTACAGGAGGAACTGAACGATTTCCGTTTCCTGGCAGAACGGGCGCTGATGCTGCGGGCCGAGACAATCAAAGTGGGCAATAGCATCAAGAACAAGCAGGAACAGGGCAAGCCCCTGACCGGCGAAGACCTGGACCTGCTCAACCAGGGGATTGTCGAACACCTTGCCCTGCGCAAGGAACTACTCGCCGTAGCCGAGTCACACGAGTGCTGGCTGGACAGATCGGAAAAAGACCTGGCACAGCTTGGCATTACACCTGAAGCGCGCCTCAAGGGAATCATGCTTTCCCTCTCCTCGGCCCTGGTCCTCTACGACAATTATCTGCTTGCCATCTCCCTCTTCGAGGGAGACAGCAAGCTGCGGCGGCTCCTCAACGAGCGGGATCCGGGCTATGCCGTAAACAGCGCTGCCCTGGCCAAGGTTACCCTCCATTACGATTCGGTGGCCAACCGGCAACGGGTGCGCAAGGCCATCAAGTTTTACGAAAAAGAATCGGTCAGGCTCAACCGTTCAATGGCAAAAAGCTCTGAAATCGAATATGTCTCTACCCTGATCCAGCAGAGCCCCTCCTATACCATGGTTCGCAAATGGTCCCCCCTCTATGTCATCGGAAGAAAGCTCGGCTTTTTCGGTGCCGTCACCACCGACACGTTATCCTCCTTCGAGCGCGGCGGCATGAACCTGTTCAGCATGTTTTTCGGCAATGCGGTCGGATTGGTGGAAACACGCAAGGGCAAGCTTTACGGCAAATCGGAGATGCTGGAAGAGGTCAAGGCAACCCTGCAGGCAGGAGACATCCTGCTGGAAAAGACTCCTTTCCGCCTTACCGATAAGTTGATCCCCGGCTATTGGGGCCACGCGGCGGTCTGGGTCGGCAACGAAACGGAACTGAAGGAGCTCGGTATCTGGGAAAATCCGGTTGTGAAGCGCTACCACGACCAGATCCGCCAAGGCCGGCTGGTGGTGGAGGCGCTCCGTTCCGGGGTGGAGATGAATACCCTGGACCACTTCTTCAACATCGACAGCTTCGGCGCCCTGCGCAAGCCTGAATTGACCAGGGAAAGTCGGGCCAAAACGGTCATCCAGACCCTGCGCCAGGTTGGTAAACCGTACGATTTCAACTTCGATGTGGAGTCCAAGGAGCGAGTCTACTGCTCCAAGCTGGTCTATCTCAGCTACAGCGGCGTAGAGTGGCCCACCAAACGCTCCCTGGGACGGACCACCTTCACTCCTGACGATGTTGCCATGAAGGCAGCCAAAGATGGCGCTCTCCAGTTGGTAACTTTTTACCATGACGGAACCCGAGTGAATAAAACACCACTGGCGCGGATGACGGAATTAATGAGAGTTAAAACGGTGAAACAGGCGGCCTTAGGGAAGGTTCAGTAG